A single window of Deinococcus sp. KSM4-11 DNA harbors:
- a CDS encoding SDR family oxidoreductase, which yields MTARTKGMDGRVVLVTGSTGGIGLEAARELVRRGALVTVAGRSTQKTEQVAQDIGAAGTLIADLSELAQVRQAAADFAERHGRLDVLVNNVGALFNTRQETREGIEMTWALDHLSPFLLTRELLPLLRQGSHPRVVTVSSGAHAMGRIRFDDPEFRRGYSAWPAYAQSKLANILFTRELARREPWLTANTLHPGLVATGFGAHQGGAFSQLYRVVDRFSLTPEQGAQTTIHLAADLLDVSGRYFVKSQETAPAPQALDDGTALRLWNLSEAQVDEVLRGTTARTWPDILAEVRRVTRA from the coding sequence ATGACGGCAAGGACGAAAGGGATGGACGGCCGGGTGGTGCTGGTGACCGGCTCGACCGGCGGCATCGGCCTGGAGGCCGCGCGGGAACTCGTCCGGCGGGGCGCGCTGGTCACGGTTGCCGGGCGTAGCACGCAGAAAACCGAGCAGGTGGCCCAAGACATCGGCGCCGCCGGCACGCTGATCGCGGACCTGTCGGAACTCGCGCAGGTGCGGCAGGCGGCGGCGGACTTCGCGGAGCGGCACGGGCGGCTGGACGTCCTGGTCAACAATGTCGGGGCGCTGTTCAACACGCGCCAGGAGACCCGCGAGGGCATCGAGATGACGTGGGCGCTGGATCACCTGTCGCCGTTCCTGCTGACGCGTGAACTGCTGCCTCTCCTGCGCCAGGGGTCGCACCCGCGCGTGGTGACGGTGTCGTCCGGGGCGCACGCGATGGGCCGGATCAGGTTTGACGATCCGGAGTTCCGGCGCGGCTACTCGGCGTGGCCCGCGTACGCGCAGAGCAAGCTGGCGAACATCCTGTTCACGCGGGAACTCGCGCGGCGCGAACCGTGGCTCACGGCGAACACGCTCCATCCGGGCCTGGTCGCCACCGGCTTCGGGGCGCACCAGGGAGGAGCGTTCAGCCAGCTGTACCGGGTAGTCGACCGCTTCTCCCTGACACCGGAGCAGGGCGCGCAGACGACCATCCACCTCGCCGCAGACCTGCTGGACGTGAGCGGGCGGTACTTCGTGAAATCGCAGGAGACGGCGCCGGCCCCCCAGGCCCTCGACGACGGAACCGCGCTGCGCCTGTGGAACCTCAGCGAAGCGCAGGTGGACGAGGTGCTGCGCGGCACGACAGCCCGCACATGGCCGGACATCCTGGCCGAGGTGCGCCGCGTGACCAGGGCCTGA
- a CDS encoding VWA domain-containing protein: protein MREHTRKAPRRQGLAVGLLLLLGTAHAQTTPSYVELILDASGSMFTRLDGGQTRIAAAQAVLNDLIGRLPADPALNVGLRLYGARTTASETGACQDSVLTLPMKGIDRTALLQTVNQTRPKGATPIAYSLTQAANDFPTTAGKKLIVLVTDGQESCRGDLKAALAAFKDRGIEVDLRIIGIDLDARAQQSFTGVGTFVNARSIPELASALGSAVQTVAPPTVATVPVTVTLTSGGQPVASGPTVTFTGSAGGAGTPLTNSGGTYGASVLPGGYTATVKTATDTQTFGGLSVSVGAANTFTFDVSPVGGVTLTVTPTQPIAGGKLSVAFSGAPAGAKNWVTVARKTDADPVYLDWAYVQGASGTLDLNVPDDENEYEARYHLANPDGSTRIIGRSAPFTPKRQGASLSAPATAQAGGKIEVKWQGPNNDGDYVTVVPKGADVGAYTDYFYTRAANPGTLSLPLTPGDYELRYSNDKSVRVLATLPLTLTSATYTLQAPASAVAGSAVQVKWQGPNNDGDYVTIVPKGAPVGQYTTYFYTRDGNPGTLKTPAAPGDYELRYSSEHGTPNPTLASVPLTLTGTTYTLSGPASTSAGSEIQVKWTGPNNSGDYITIVPKGAPVGTYTQYFYTKDANPGKLKVPFAPGEYELRYSTEGQSPNPTLATMPLTIKSSTYSFTAPKQGKAGSTIQIKWAGPNNPGEYITIVKKGAPVGSYLNYTYTRDGNPVTLRLPDEPGEYELRYSTEAASPNPTLYSTPFTVTK, encoded by the coding sequence ATGAGGGAACACACGAGGAAAGCGCCACGCCGCCAGGGCTTGGCCGTGGGCCTGCTGCTGCTGCTGGGCACCGCACACGCTCAGACCACGCCAAGCTACGTCGAGCTGATCCTGGACGCCTCCGGCAGCATGTTCACGCGCCTGGACGGCGGCCAGACCCGCATTGCCGCTGCGCAGGCCGTACTGAACGACCTGATCGGACGCCTGCCCGCCGACCCTGCCCTGAACGTGGGGCTGCGCCTGTACGGGGCGCGCACGACGGCCTCCGAGACCGGCGCGTGCCAGGACAGCGTGCTGACCCTGCCCATGAAGGGCATCGACCGGACCGCGCTGCTTCAGACCGTGAACCAGACGCGCCCGAAAGGGGCCACGCCCATCGCGTACTCGCTCACGCAGGCCGCGAACGACTTCCCCACGACCGCCGGGAAGAAGCTGATCGTGCTCGTCACCGACGGCCAGGAATCCTGCCGGGGCGACCTGAAGGCCGCACTGGCCGCCTTCAAGGATCGGGGCATCGAGGTCGACCTGCGGATCATCGGCATCGACCTCGACGCCCGTGCGCAGCAGTCCTTCACGGGCGTGGGCACCTTCGTGAACGCCCGCAGCATCCCGGAACTCGCGTCGGCCCTCGGCAGCGCCGTGCAGACGGTTGCGCCGCCCACCGTGGCGACCGTCCCCGTGACGGTGACCCTCACCAGCGGCGGCCAGCCGGTGGCCAGCGGCCCCACCGTGACCTTCACCGGCAGCGCCGGCGGCGCGGGCACGCCGCTGACCAACTCCGGCGGCACCTACGGAGCCAGCGTGCTGCCCGGCGGGTACACCGCCACCGTCAAGACCGCCACCGACACCCAGACCTTCGGCGGCCTGAGCGTCAGCGTGGGCGCGGCCAACACCTTCACCTTCGACGTGTCGCCCGTCGGCGGCGTGACACTGACCGTCACGCCCACCCAGCCGATTGCCGGCGGCAAACTCAGCGTGGCCTTCAGCGGCGCCCCCGCCGGCGCGAAGAACTGGGTGACCGTCGCCCGCAAGACCGATGCCGACCCGGTCTACCTCGACTGGGCCTACGTACAGGGCGCCAGCGGCACCCTCGACCTGAACGTCCCGGACGACGAGAACGAATACGAGGCCCGCTACCACCTCGCCAACCCGGACGGCAGCACCCGCATCATCGGCCGCAGCGCTCCCTTCACGCCCAAGCGCCAGGGCGCCAGCCTGAGCGCCCCCGCCACCGCGCAGGCCGGCGGGAAGATCGAGGTGAAATGGCAGGGGCCGAACAACGACGGCGATTACGTCACCGTCGTGCCCAAGGGCGCCGACGTGGGCGCGTACACCGATTACTTCTACACCCGGGCCGCCAACCCCGGCACCCTGTCCCTGCCCCTCACGCCCGGCGACTACGAACTGCGGTACAGCAACGACAAGAGCGTCCGGGTGCTTGCCACCCTTCCCCTCACACTGACCAGCGCCACATACACGTTGCAGGCCCCGGCCAGCGCCGTGGCTGGCAGCGCCGTGCAGGTGAAGTGGCAGGGGCCGAACAATGACGGCGACTACGTCACCATCGTCCCCAAAGGGGCACCGGTCGGTCAGTACACCACGTACTTCTACACCCGCGATGGCAACCCCGGCACCCTGAAAACGCCCGCCGCCCCCGGCGACTACGAACTCCGGTACTCCAGCGAGCACGGCACCCCGAACCCCACCCTGGCCAGCGTTCCCCTCACCCTGACCGGCACCACGTACACCCTCAGTGGCCCAGCCAGTACCAGCGCAGGCAGCGAAATCCAGGTCAAGTGGACTGGCCCGAACAACTCCGGCGATTACATCACCATCGTGCCCAAGGGCGCGCCGGTCGGCACGTACACCCAGTACTTCTACACCAAGGACGCCAACCCCGGCAAACTCAAGGTTCCCTTCGCGCCCGGCGAGTACGAACTGCGCTACTCCACCGAAGGACAGAGTCCCAACCCCACCCTGGCCACCATGCCACTCACGATCAAGAGCAGCACCTACAGCTTCACCGCCCCCAAACAGGGCAAGGCGGGCAGCACCATCCAGATCAAATGGGCCGGGCCGAACAACCCTGGTGAGTACATCACCATCGTCAAGAAGGGTGCCCCTGTGGGCAGTTACCTGAACTACACCTACACCCGCGACGGCAACCCCGTGACCCTGCGCCTGCCCGACGAGCCCGGCGAGTACGAACTGCGCTACTCCACCGAGGCCGCCAGCCCCAACCCCACGCTGTACAGCACGCCGTTCACCGTCACGAAGTAG
- a CDS encoding DUF705 domain-containing protein translates to MTPPPLIVYVDVDETLVRNAGRARIPIPAAIQHVRELAAQGAELYCWSSGGAAYARESAHEVGLEAVFTAFLPKPQVLLDDQPVGTWRRLVQVHPLSCAGNTVNTYWAALSSGRPEE, encoded by the coding sequence TTGACCCCTCCCCCGCTTATCGTGTACGTGGATGTGGACGAGACGCTGGTTCGCAACGCGGGCCGGGCGCGGATTCCCATTCCAGCGGCGATCCAGCACGTGCGGGAGCTGGCGGCGCAGGGTGCGGAACTGTACTGCTGGAGTTCCGGTGGGGCCGCCTACGCGCGGGAGAGTGCGCATGAGGTCGGACTGGAGGCCGTGTTCACGGCGTTCTTGCCGAAGCCCCAGGTGCTGCTGGACGATCAGCCGGTGGGTACGTGGCGCCGGCTGGTGCAGGTGCATCCGCTGTCCTGCGCAGGGAACACCGTCAACACGTACTGGGCGGCCCTGTCGAGCGGCCGCCCGGAGGAGTGA
- the recG gene encoding ATP-dependent DNA helicase RecG, translating to MATVAELREKLRRPLSAELASGCQNRVVAGGVEKLLASPLGNPFPQVREALKGYGEWEAEVRAEALRAALELLTDGKPKAATPAKAASRTAVPVAAPGERLPPDAPVERLNTGPGGARKLQSLGLHLLRDVLHAYPHRHEDRRALPDLADVEEGQKVTVEGRVVAKSRRSPRPGMLVIDVTLETPSGGRVKATWFNQPWVEKQLREGARLVLTGRVKKFGRSVQLGVEHLETVDAAQDSLSTGRIVGVYDSKDGISQEFLRRAAHRALETVPLDDYLPAHWRKQYGVTDLGDALWGMHFPHDEAHLSRGSARLRFDEYLFLELRMLLQGEDAVLEGKRFNAKSEDIHTFEGALPFRFTNAQRRVLLEITDDMRSDRQMARLVQGDVGSGKTAVAACALYLAVRDGYQGALMAPTEILARQHYANLVGYLGQLDVRVGLLMGAMTPKAKLEMQTRIAEGSVDVVVGTQALIQENVRFDNLGLAVVDEEHRFGVQQRRKLLAGRPDVLVMSATPIPRSLALTAYGDLELSIIDELPPGRTPIETKLIQDNFRAQAYGFVMGQIRGGRQAFVVTALIEESDTLELLAATQLADDLKAILPEARIDLLHGKMSAAEKDYVMERFRARDFDILVSTTVIEVGVDVPNASVMVIENAERFGLAQLHQLRGRVGRGSAKSYCVLIAGEHSQKTRKRLKIIEGSTDGFVIAEADLKLRGPGEIRGTRQSGIPDLRLADLANDTQIIEQARELAKHILAHDPKLEHPRLQYLRSELQNRSQSVAFREVI from the coding sequence ATGGCGACGGTGGCGGAACTCCGGGAGAAGCTGAGGCGGCCGCTGAGCGCCGAGCTGGCGTCCGGTTGCCAGAATCGCGTGGTGGCGGGCGGCGTGGAGAAGCTGCTGGCTTCGCCCCTGGGGAACCCCTTCCCGCAGGTGCGCGAGGCCCTGAAGGGGTACGGCGAGTGGGAAGCGGAAGTACGAGCGGAGGCGCTGAGGGCGGCGCTTGAGCTGCTGACGGACGGCAAGCCGAAGGCGGCCACGCCGGCGAAGGCGGCCTCCCGGACGGCGGTGCCGGTGGCCGCGCCGGGCGAACGGCTCCCACCGGACGCGCCCGTGGAGCGCCTGAACACCGGGCCAGGCGGAGCGCGCAAGCTCCAGTCGCTGGGCCTGCACCTGCTGCGCGACGTGCTGCACGCCTACCCGCACCGCCATGAGGACCGCCGGGCACTGCCCGATTTGGCTGACGTGGAGGAGGGCCAGAAGGTGACGGTGGAGGGCCGTGTGGTGGCGAAATCGCGGCGCAGCCCGCGCCCCGGCATGCTGGTGATCGATGTGACACTGGAAACGCCGTCCGGCGGGCGGGTGAAGGCCACGTGGTTCAACCAGCCGTGGGTAGAGAAGCAGCTCCGCGAGGGCGCGCGGCTGGTGCTCACGGGCCGCGTGAAGAAGTTCGGGCGGAGCGTGCAACTGGGCGTGGAGCACCTGGAGACGGTGGACGCCGCGCAGGACAGCCTGAGCACCGGGCGGATCGTGGGCGTCTACGACAGCAAGGACGGCATCTCGCAGGAATTCCTGCGCCGCGCCGCGCACCGGGCGCTGGAGACCGTCCCGCTCGACGATTACCTGCCCGCGCACTGGCGCAAACAGTACGGCGTGACGGATCTGGGCGACGCCCTGTGGGGCATGCACTTCCCGCACGACGAGGCGCACCTGAGCCGGGGCAGCGCGCGGCTGCGCTTCGACGAGTACCTGTTCCTGGAACTGCGGATGCTCCTTCAGGGCGAGGACGCTGTGCTGGAAGGCAAGCGTTTCAACGCAAAGAGTGAAGACATCCATACCTTCGAGGGAGCGCTGCCCTTCCGCTTCACGAACGCGCAGCGCCGCGTGCTGCTAGAGATCACGGACGACATGCGTTCCGACCGGCAGATGGCCCGGCTGGTACAGGGCGACGTGGGCAGCGGCAAGACCGCCGTGGCCGCGTGTGCCCTGTACCTCGCCGTGCGCGACGGCTACCAGGGCGCGCTGATGGCCCCCACGGAAATCCTCGCACGGCAGCACTACGCGAACCTCGTCGGGTACCTGGGCCAGCTCGACGTGCGGGTGGGCCTGCTGATGGGCGCCATGACCCCGAAGGCGAAGCTGGAGATGCAGACCCGCATCGCCGAGGGCAGCGTGGATGTCGTGGTCGGCACGCAGGCGCTGATTCAGGAGAACGTCCGCTTCGACAACCTGGGGCTCGCCGTGGTGGATGAGGAGCACCGCTTCGGCGTGCAGCAGCGCCGCAAGCTGCTGGCCGGGCGGCCGGACGTGCTGGTCATGTCGGCCACGCCCATTCCCCGCTCGTTAGCCCTCACCGCGTACGGCGACCTGGAACTCAGCATCATCGACGAACTGCCGCCGGGCCGTACGCCCATCGAGACCAAGCTCATTCAGGACAATTTCCGCGCCCAGGCCTACGGGTTCGTGATGGGCCAGATCCGGGGGGGCCGGCAGGCCTTCGTCGTCACCGCCCTGATCGAGGAATCCGACACGCTGGAACTCCTCGCCGCCACCCAGCTCGCCGATGACCTCAAGGCCATCCTGCCCGAGGCCCGCATCGACCTGCTGCACGGCAAGATGTCCGCCGCCGAGAAGGACTACGTCATGGAGCGGTTCCGCGCCCGCGACTTTGACATCCTCGTGTCCACCACCGTCATCGAAGTCGGCGTGGACGTCCCCAACGCCTCGGTGATGGTCATCGAGAACGCCGAACGCTTCGGCCTCGCGCAACTCCACCAGCTCCGGGGCCGCGTCGGCCGTGGCAGTGCCAAGAGCTACTGCGTCCTGATCGCCGGCGAGCACAGCCAGAAGACCCGCAAGCGCCTCAAGATCATCGAGGGCTCGACAGACGGCTTCGTGATCGCCGAAGCCGACCTGAAACTCCGTGGCCCCGGCGAGATCCGCGGCACCCGCCAGAGTGGCATTCCCGACCTGCGGCTGGCCGACCTCGCCAACGACACGCAGATTATCGAGCAGGCGCGGGAACTGGCGAAGCATATCCTGGCGCACGATCCGAAGCTGGAGCATCCAAGGTTGCAGTACTTGCGCTCAGAACTTCAGAACCGAAGCCAGAGCGTGGCGTTCAGAGAAGTGATCTGA